Genomic window (Magnolia sinica isolate HGM2019 chromosome 10, MsV1, whole genome shotgun sequence):
CAAACTTTGTAGTATTTAATATCTAATCTTGTGGATCTGAGTCTAAATGTCTAATGAAGTCCAAGTTGAGTCAACCAGTCAACTAAGTCTTTATCAAGCCTTGACCTGAGTGATGACCaaactgagtttttttttttttttttttttttttttttaatttctatttcccCCGATGAAGTATGATTGAGTCCAGTTGAGTCAGAATTTTTAGGTTTTCAAAAAGTAAGGATGAACATATTCTGGGTTTTCAAACATAAGTATTTGGGTGATCTGGGTTTCATCCCAATTCAATTGTGGATGGAAATCAGTAGTTTCTACACAGCAACCTGGATGTGCAAATAACAATTTGAATGAAAATGGATGATATTATGAAATGTAGCAAGTACAGTATATTCATCTAATCTTTGCGCAAGGGATTCCTCATTGAAGATGAGGTATGGCACAACGTGTTACAGGCAAGGTTTTAGGTATTGTCTTGCCCGTAAGCGATACCAGTGTGTTGGTATCACCCCATAAATGTACTAGTATAGCCTGATACAGCTTATCAACTGATATAGGCCTGAAACAACCTAATATAGTGGCAATATGGGCTATCTCAGCAGTGAAAGATGTACACTGAAGTGACGAGTGAAACTGACTCTCCTTCAGTCGATTGATGCACTGTTGATTGAATTGTGGTCCTAGCCGAACGAacattaatctctctctctctctctctctctctctctctctctctctctctctctaggttgATCCACCAATGGAATCCAATTTGGCCCAAAACCTCCAAGttcaatttgtggggcccacttgattggatcagcctgattttgcaGTCATCCTGCCATCCTGGTGGAGCACATACCTGTTGAGCATCGCATGCACACACCATATTGGGGCCCACACCACGTTTGGAGCTTTTGGATGGTTGTCCATGGCTCCCTACGGTGCAGCCCATCGGATCTACCTATTAGACAGGTTGGACGTTCGGATTTTCAAACCAAGGAGACGTGTGAGTTCCATGGGTCCGAATCACCAAATAACAACCCTACATGTGAGGAATCGGGGCACTCGTCATTTGGTGGGAGACAAGTGACTAAGCATTTAAATAGTGGTTCCAAAGCTGAGTCACCTGGGGCCCAAAACCGTTACCACTAGCCCCCACTCGTCTGTTTCAGGGCCCGTAGCTGGGGAAACGGATTGCGTTAAACAACCTGTTACACACTTTGCCGTGTAACTCTACTCGAAACTATGCAGGGTCTACAGTGCAGTGGAGATCCCCAACACAGGTGGGGCTCACCACAAGAAAGTGAAGATTGAATGCTTTTTACACGTTTTGGTTCAGgcttgatatttgtggtttcccttcatcaatTCATCCCGATGGGAAATCACCTTTAATGGATGGTGGATCGGATGGCATATACATATTACAGCAGGCACCTTATGAATGAATCACAAGGGGGCATATACACATTACTGCAGGCCTCAGTAACATTCAattggtgggagttcaatcctcacggtttattgtagtgtggcccacctgagttctggacctgtctcattttctgaAACATCCTCACATGAGCAAGAGAAACTGATGGGTGTGGATGTCACACGGAGTTTTGCGGTAATAAGTCACCCGCAACTGGCATCCCCAAAACTAGTACTACATCCTcactgttttcttctttttttcttttctttttttttgttttttgtttgtggCGTGGCGCACCTGacttttgaatctgcctcacttttgggatcacatcctcacatgagctggagaaactgaCAAGACGAGTGCATGACCATAGAGTTGCTTGTTTAATAGAAAGCAGCCGAATCGATTCCCTTGCAGACACCACACATACCAAAGCAAAGTAGTTGCTCTAACGTCATGTGTCCCAAGTGATCACTGATACAGACCGTTCAAATCCCGAGATCCAATGTATGGCACATTCACATCGAATGGGATCACCGACCCAGACCACGACTGTGGGCAAGATCCCAAGACTCGAAAACTAGAAGTGCCCATATCATATCATCCCAAGCTCTTTAGCATTTCTCCCCTCCACAATCACCAGCAAAAAGAATGGCatttacgtatggatatgattctATGAAGCCAGAATTTCTGAGCTTCCATTGCATCCTACCTTTCAAGCTCGGGAGTGCTGGGGGTGAATCAGGGCCATCCATCTACCAGTGCAACACATACCTATGTCAGCCATGAAATGACAGTAGATAAGGATCTTGGGCTGTCCGCATTGGGACAGGTCCCAAAATTGTCCTATTGGTGTGATTTCTAAAAATGTGGGATGTCCACATTAGGACCACTTGCTGAATGGTCCCGATTCAACATCTACACTAGCAATCACGGTAGCTAACCTTCTTACCCTCGTTGCTGCTTGTAGCTAGCCTTCTTACCCTCATTGCTGCTGGCTGGCTCCGACTCACCTGAAAAATGGACAGTAGATGCAATGCATGGCAGAGACCGAGGCGGCCCACCCACCCACGTGAATGATATGGCGCATTCACACAGTTGTTTCTCTTCATAATCTACAAACAAAGATGcataaaattcataatcattttataCACAAACCACCACCGCCTTCCGCAATCCCATATGAAAGAGTAGTCAGCCTGCCTGTACTGCCTGCCCGTGAAATCGTATACATGGATGATATGAGCCATCCCGCTGCCTGCCAGGCTTCCTCATCCTCACTTGCAACAGTCACTGTGAGATATTCAACTCATGGACAGCACTTGCCAATTCCAAACCCACAGcgttctcctctttcttctcctctacCTTAGCTTTGCTCTTGTCCTCTTCGTTACATTCCGATCCGACGATGCACTCCTGGAATCTGTAGCAACCGATGAGATGGTCGTTGGTTATTCCTGCGGCTTGCATGAAAGAATagatcaccgtggggcccacacaccgGAAACCCCTCCTCACTAGGTCTTTGCTTATCACATCCGCTTTAGGAGTCTTCACAGGAACCTGCCGAGGGTACCTGAAGCAGCTGACGATCGGCTTGTGGTTCACAAAGCTCCAGCAGTAGTTTTCAAAAGATCCAAACTCATCTACAATCTGCAGAGAGCCATGCATAAGACAAtgcagagagagagggggagagagagagaggtaatatGACTAGCACATGAGCGAGAGATGTAATAGGACTAAAACATGAGAAATTTGGGGTTCCTGATGTGCCACTCCAtaaaacatgagagagagagaaacacgaGAAATTTGGGTCCTGCTGCATTAGGAGAAGCATACATCTTGAATGGGTAACATAACATGATTTGTTTTGTTCCAGACAGTTGATCTGCTGGGGCGCACCATCAAAATTGGAATTACGTAAAAAAATCCTCATTGGAAGATCCCATGCAATTTTACCTAAATTGCCAAACCCTACATTTCTGCTCTGAATTGCGATTGGTTATTTAGggtccgtttggataccaccaaataagcaactttttctacttacagcagtagataagcaACTTATTTgggataagtttggtttatgatcaattataagtaatcacttcagtttaagaagtagaaaccaagataagttacttgaggcataagtagcttatcttaagtgacttacgatccaaacaccccctttaTGGTCCAAACCACTATTTTCACTGACCCAATTATGGTTCTGCTCTTACTGTTAATTAAGTGGTGATGCAAAATTTATATTTATAGGTACTTTGATTTAGGCAATAGCATGTACACAATATAATGGTAAGCATGTGAGATCCATCAGaataacattcatcatttcataaatATATTACAATGTATATTCATGCATAATACTACATCGCATATACTAAAATGTATGCATTGGAGTGACCTACATGATCCTATCCCTACCAGCATATTGGAGGAAGTAATGTACTACATACCTGTCCCCATAACACAAACCAGAGCAACATGCGAccgaggtgtgtgtgtgtgtgtgtgtgtgtgtgttcaagaGAGTTGTGGTCTTTGAGATCTTATGTGACATTAAATGAGATTTCCAACATAGGGGTATTCATGGAATTTTGAAAATCTGCATGCTTATAAACCGATTGCTTGGATTTATCCACCTACACAAGCAACTAAGATTTTACCTGCTCTTTTTTGTGAGCCAGGCGGCATGCACCCACATCTAGaatcttttcatccatttttttctcccCACTTCGAAAATCTTTCCCAATTTGCCTCTTTTCCTCCACGTGTTGCAATACcacttccccttttttttttgtaacattGACAATATTATTAATAAAAGGCCAAAGCCAACATTTACAAATATACAAAACAAAAGAGATTTACAGCTCATGCCAGCATTCCGTAAAATGAACAATGACTTTTGATGCTGACACCGATTCCATTACATGGGATTTAGTCCTACTAAACACCTCTATAACCTGCCTCTCAATTTCTAAAACATCACTCATTCCTTTAAAGCCATGGGACCCATATACCCGCTAACAAGCTTAACCACCATATTTTCCTCCCAATTTTCCTTAATACCCCTGCCATGCCATATCAAAAAGAAACTCTCAATGGATTCCGGTGACACCCATGCTACCCCAAACAGCTTGAAAAAAGTGTCCCATATAGTTTTTGCAAACGGACAATGTATGAAAACATGATTCACTGATTTCTCATGTCAGAGGCATAACAAACATACATTCGAAAGGATCATCTTTCTCTTACAAAGATTATCTATTGTAAGCACCTTTTTCCTCCCCCACTAGCCAAGTGAGCGCCACAAAACCTTTGGAAGAGCAACATAAAACCAAATGAACGCTGTCAGACAAACCCCACCACTGCTATCATTCCCACTTAGCCACATACAAAAAGATTTCACTGAAAACTTGGCAGACTTGTCGTAACGATTTCATCGATTCAGATTCTGAAATTACCGGAGATACCTTAGATAACAACTCAATCAGCCCAATAAATTATTCAATCTGTCCCCTAGATTCCTTCTACACTACGGAGCCCACACAATTTCCACTCCTTGAATGGAGAAGCAACTAGCCACCCTCAAGTCTGCCACAGGCCCTCAACTGAGATCCCCGCTAAACATTGGAAAAATTCCACTCAATTTGACTCCACACCCATATATCCTCCCAAATTTTAATATTCTTACCATCTCTCAGACAGAAGCCAACCCCTTCCCAGACTCCTTGTTTTATTGACAACATagattcccatatatatatatatatgtgggaaaaggtactatgcgctcgacctcacgataagctcccatgaggtcgagctgtgtgggccccaccgtgatgcgtgtcgaccatcaacaccgtgcatttgatgggtcccctctaaattatgggatatcccaaaaatcagccgtatacggaactcaggtgggccataccatctaaaatcatgtgaagaaatcattaaaacatataaaagcacttggtggggcccacctgaaatttgaatgctgctgaaacttggtctgaaccatcatccaagtgggacacacataatggatgggctagatttgcaaaccacatctcggtgggtccaaaaaatgattatgaatgttttaatggtgcacggcccctccccacttctgtatgtggtgtggcccacacaagtcacggattgacttgatttttgagacctaggcccacgatggaatggtgcatctgactgatggggtagatgtttgaaacgcatcacggtggggcccacacagctcgacctcatgggacggactcgtgaggtcgagcgcatagtacattttccctacacacacacacacacacacacacaaagatgaCGACTTAAGCCACCACCCCCTCTCTTCCACCCCATATTTCCTTCCTATCACCTCCCTTCATTGGGAACCCACTTCTACTccaaacctccaaacccatttcccCAATAGATCTATATTCATATCCTCTAAATTCGATCTCTCTGTCCCCTAGATTCCTTCCACATTGCGGAGCCCACACAATTTCCTCTCCTTGAATGGAGAAGCAACTAGCCACCCTCAAGTCCGCCTCAACTAAGATCCCCGCTAAGAATGGTAAATTTTCACTCAATTTTTGACTCCTCACCCATATATCTTCCCAAATTTTAATATTCTTACCATTACCATCTCTCAGACGTAAGCCAACGGCTTACATACCTCATCCCACATCATGAGATGAAATTTTTGTCTTCCACTCCCTTCCACAAGAAATCCTGCCTTAATTTTTCCAATTTAATTCACTACCGACTTTGGGCACTTGAACAAAGACATAATAAACCAGGAGATTAGACATTGCCATCTTGATCAAGGTTATTCTCCCACCCAAAAATAAGTGCTGAGTTTTCCATTGAGATAACTTTCTCTCAAACCTCTCAATCACTGTCCAATAGATGTTTTGCCGGTCTTCCAATGCATAACAGGAGACCAAGATATGAAGTAGGAAAGGATCCTTCCCTACACCCAAATATGCTTGCATAATCCCCCACCTCCTCCTTAGGGATACTCATCCCCAAAATCTCATTCTTACTGATATCAATCTCAAGCCCCGATGCTGCCTCAAACCAAACTATTATTGACCAAAGGTTTCCCACCTTTACATCATCTGCCTCAGAAAATAGCAATGTACCATCAACATACTGCAAGTGGGTAATGTGAAACTTCCCCTAGTTTTATTAACCGTCTATTCATAAGACATTGATTGAGTGGTTAGGATCTTCAAATTTAGAAGATTTCTGGGGACAAGCACcatccacagtgggtcccacaacattcTGGATccacaaaccatgggccccacttgtatgacTGGGTGTGCATCAGGGAACCATACAAGTCCCAATGCATCTGGACCCTATAAAAACCTCAACCTAGAAGCCATCAGTGGCACCATGATGAATGAAAATATCAGCAAGAAAAGGCAACGAATGGAAAAAGAAAGCGTGAATATACCTTGGATATCTGCCGTGCATTTTCAATGACCGCACGCAGCTTTGGCTCCGATAATAGGGAGCTGGCAGTGCTTCCAGGTGCTACGATCTTCTTCTCATTCAATTTAGCAGCATTAGCAGGGTCAAAATCTGCAAAAACCTCCCTGTACAAAGAAGAGTCAGGACTCAGGAGAGAATGCTGGAAATAGCTGATTGACATTTTCATTAGTTTTTTTTCCGTCTTATTTCTTTTTGGAAAAGCAACACAACCATTGTCATTAGGGCTTTGATCAATGACTGAGAACAATACCTGAATATGTGCCTTTTGCTGAGAATGGCTGGCCATGTAAGTTCAGCCAATGCACCTGATAGCACAAGCAACTCAAAGAGTTTCCTGCATTTTGTTGAAAATATCTGTCAAGCTGGAGCCTctcatgatttatttttttaacttttagaACGAAAAGAATGTGGAGAAGGTCGGGATTGCATACTTGTCGTCGTGGACTGGAACTCCCCATTCTTCATCATGAAAGGCAGCGTAACATGGGTCTGTTGAAACAGGATAAAAACAATGGATAGATGAGACTTAGATCAGTTTGATTGGGATACATGCACAAGCAAACTGCAACTGAACATTGACAAGACGTGGTTCTGATATTCAGCCTGTGGTTGTAGTGTTTTTATAGATAAATGATAAAATGGGACAAGCATGAGAATGACTAAGATTCTGATGTTCTGCGAAACGAAAAATTGCAGTAAATGAAACCTGTTTTTATTGAAGTTTAGAAGAGAATTTTCAACTAAGGTGAAACTGCACCAGGGAAATATTCAAGTACCTAAAGGGAGGCTCTATGTACCCATGGAATATTTGATATTTCTATACTGATTTTATCCCTACTTCAATCAACTCCACCTCTAACAATGCACCAGCATGTTCACAGCTGAGGTACAGGAGGGATATCTCAGGCAGGCAGCCGCCTGTTGAAGTTTCACCAAGCAATCATGAAAATTCATGGTGCCCTAAATAgttgggagatggatgatgacgaTGATCTTATCCCTACTTCAAGATTGACCACTACAGCATTAGGTCAAGCAATCACATTCTGGATAGGTTGCAATATACGCATCCAACCCACAACCTTGAAAAGAAAGAGGAAGGTGATCTAACATGATGTGGTGTAAGATTTGAAGCAATCAGAGAAGCTTGAATTACATTACACGGTGGACACCAGCAACTTCTGCAACTGTTTTATGTTGCCTATCATTCTGACACTCTTGTAGTTCAAGGGATATATGCATGCATATGATATCAGGGACAAGGTGCTGCAAAAACTGGTGGTCAAAATCTAGATCTCTCCTGCAACCTGGTGCTGTATAAAAACAACCTCCAGGGCTCCTTCAAGAGAGAAcctgataaagaaaagaaaaaaaaaatttctaaacaaTCAAAGGTTCCCCCTATAGATTGCCCAGTGGGTCCCTAGCCTGGGTAAAGGAGGATTGATGTCCGGTCGGCAGCCATCTAACTTTCACTAAGCAATCAGATGACTACCGTTTGAACAGGAGTCATAAGCCcaacccaaatagctgggacaaggctatgatcaCAGTGGTGGCGTTGAATCAGAGGTTCCCACCATCACAGTTATAAAACCTGGATAGGACCAGCCAGTTGGTTGCTCAGAATGCTtcaaaaaggaaaagggaaaggtcAAGGAAACATGGAGGGTCACtttgggcccatttggataccaccaaataagttgctttttctacttacagcagtagataagtcgCTTATTTGAGATgggtaagtttggtttatgatcaattataagtagcttttttatttaaagttacttaatcatttcaatttaataagtagaaatcaagataagctacttaaggcataattAGCttattttgggtaagaaatgattACTCACCAGAACCATCCATTTCAATTGATCTGGCTTTCCAGCTCAGAGATCTGCTATGGTTGGACTGGGTAAATCAACTGTGATAACTATTTACAAGAGAAAATTTAAGATggagtgggatgggattcaaactcACTCCAATCAGAAAAGCAAACACCATGCTATAGGTGTTTGGGTGTCATTTTATTTCTTAATACTCTAGATTGACGTCACAGGTTCAGACCAAATGACCTGCTGGTTGGACCAGTTTTGGACCAAACCGCTGGCAAAAACAGGTTAAAGTCCAGTCtgggttttttttataaaaataaaaattgcgcACAGTATACTTCATAACACATTCACAAAGACTCCAAGGTCCCAAACAAAGGAATCAAAACTCAATTTGACTCATTCTGTTCTCCACCAGCGCCAACTGACTTGGTTGGACAATATTCATGTTCCGAGGGGGGAGACTTGTTCTGCTCGCCATAGAAAGACTGAGTTAACCCAATAACGAACTATTTTTTAATCTACATTCTCAACTCGTCCTAAAAATAGATAACTCCTAAATAGATGGCAGGATATATTCCCCTCCCCCATCTCCCATCCCAAGTTGCAGATAACTGCAAGACCAATCAGATGATATCATATTTTCTTAAACCAAGAACTACTAAAACTACGAAACTACCTTAAACGCTCTAAAAGTCACCAAATCACCATAATCATGTCCCTGGATTAGAAACTAAAAGGAACGGCAAATTTGTGAAATTTTGGTGATGATTGTCTGTCTAATGCATAACTCTACTTGAGCAGGTACTGGAGCTTACCTGTTATTGGAGAAAACACTGGGCACATAATACTTGCCCTCCCAAAGGTCAAGTTGTTGAACAGAATCACAAGTTATTTGGATGAGATTTTGATAAATGGATGGGAAATGACATAGTAAAGAAAATCTTTCCAAAACAAAAGACATAGTAAAGAAAGAATATaggaaaattatgacttagtgaGACTAGCCAACCGGTCTGGCTTGAAAAAACACCAAGAGATAGATGAAGTATACGATGTTGGACCAGCATCTTTCAACAGCATGCATGAATTTTCAATTCTGCTGTGGGATCCATGGTTCAAACCCAGAATCCAGACCTGATCTGTTGCATCCTGCCATGGCCTATCTCCCAAACTGGACGATTCCAACAACCAATCTTGGGATTTTTTGCAGTTGAATGGGGCCATTGTTGTATCTCTCAACCACTCTACTATAGACTACATATAAAATGGTTGTCCTATtcaggagatttttggggcatagtCCATCCACAGTAAGATGGAACAGATGAATATTACACATTTActgaaactttttttaaaaaagattagATTTACTGaaatatgggccccactcaaCAGAAATGAAAACCCATGAACTACTATATACTGCAGGCTGCATATCCAAACACCATCTTGGGTATGTGACCATAAAAAGAGTCATGAAAGAAATCTTTTCCAAGTATGTTGCCATTCCAAAAGGAACCTATCAAAGGATCCATTTGTTCTGTGGCTCCACGGTGCACCAAGAAGCTCTGGCTTCAACTGTGTCCGTCAATGAGCACGTTCCTGATTCTGACCAATTTCCTTGTTGCACAGTCGCTGGGTTTGATTACTTGATTTGCATataaatgtgattttttttttttaaatcgtgcATATAAATGTGAATTACAATCTGCCAGACGGCCTTTTTGCCTCTTACTGGTGTTACATCATAGATTTAGGCATACAAAATAACATGCCGACTGTAGAAGTGGCAATAAATTTATGCAGAAAGATACATCTTACTATTTTTCTTAGTTGTGAGATCCTTCTCTCTAGGAGCCTGCTCCCTCTTCAAATCACGCTTCAAACCCGCACTCCTGCTCCAGCTTCCCAGCTGTTTATACTcactaacattatgaaattgaCGTTTCCTGCTTCCACACCCGAATCTGCTGACATATTGCTTCAAGCTTCATGTACCATactaatttttaataatttttaaaggtCATTTGTTTGTCTCATGGTGGGTTTTTGAAACAACACTGATCACAATGCCACAACTTCCAAAGATGGCAACACCATTTTCTAATTGAATTGTATTCATATACATTTTAGCTCATGTGGGGTAATTGATAGTAGCTTCTTTCCTACAGGTGATCAGTTAGAGCTGATTTTGCATTCAGATAGTCTGATCCATTCTGTaacattttgtttattatcaAATAGTGACACGAGGAGGTGCGCAaggataaatattttttttttacttttttccttttcaaaagaTATGAATTTTTCTATGGCATCAAGTAGATGTGTCAAAGAGGCCTTTTATATTCTAACGTAAGTTGaaagctttttctttttctttttcttttctttttttgaagagtaactcttttcttttaaatgacgatagggtgtccccacccccttataaggcgagactattccctacgGATGCAAGCAAACACCCACTAACCACGTGTATCGAGTAATCCACAAgaaggggaatcgaactcatgtctgtagagagcaaacccacaacccaagccattcgcccaaaccgtGACGGGTGTAACTCAAACTATGTAAGGAAAAACGTGAAGCAACAAAAAAGATGATGAGAGATCATCCAACTAGTACAAAGAAGACTTTAACCCCTTGACT
Coding sequences:
- the LOC131216999 gene encoding uncharacterized protein LOC131216999, with product MSGAPKVRSMNVADSEARPVLGPAGNKAGVLVARKPASKPSRKVERAAEVAEAAEEKKKTPPPAVVASSSPPDLMHSLSFPSALRRQEQLLQSNLSLNASCSSDASSTSVRSRASTGRIVRTYPARRRKQSSPKPEKIVSDSVSSQETLQGKKRCAWVTPNTDPCYAAFHDEEWGVPVHDDKKLFELLVLSGALAELTWPAILSKRHIFREVFADFDPANAAKLNEKKIVAPGSTASSLLSEPKLRAVIENARQISKIVDEFGSFENYCWSFVNHKPIVSCFRYPRQVPVKTPKADVISKDLVRRGFRCVGPTVIYSFMQAAGITNDHLIGCYRFQECIVGSECNEEDKSKAKVEEKKEENAVGLELASAVHELNISQ